From one Butyricimonas faecihominis genomic stretch:
- a CDS encoding trypsin-like peptidase domain-containing protein yields MEQNIFNTVYKVNHAGGSGSCFYLKNYDLFVTNYHVVDGFREVALQDNDKNRFYARVVLVNPAKDIAFLKAEGDFSALPEIALSALDSVSIGQKINVAGYPFGMPFTVTEGTVSSPRQLINDSYYIQTDAAVNPGNSGGPMFNDRDELVAITASKITDADNMGFGIPVTALRELLEQIGDLDTSVYNVQCNSCDEFISDEEEYCPSCGDKLPSNVFQERSLTDLAVFCEEAIQAMGINPVLARVGYESWVFHKGSSEIRMFVYQRSYLFCTSPINVLPKKNLEPVLTYLLNAEVKPYQLGLDGNQIYLSYRIHISDIFSDFADEVQKNITNMAFKADELDNYLMDTFGCELSEYAKNDA; encoded by the coding sequence ATGGAACAGAATATTTTTAACACTGTATATAAGGTCAATCATGCCGGTGGGTCAGGCAGTTGTTTTTACTTGAAAAATTATGACCTGTTCGTGACGAATTACCACGTGGTGGACGGTTTCCGCGAGGTTGCCCTGCAAGATAACGACAAAAATCGTTTTTACGCTAGAGTAGTGTTGGTGAACCCGGCAAAGGATATAGCCTTTTTAAAAGCCGAGGGGGATTTCTCCGCCCTACCGGAAATCGCTTTGTCCGCGTTAGATAGCGTGTCTATCGGCCAGAAGATCAACGTGGCAGGTTACCCGTTCGGGATGCCGTTCACGGTAACCGAGGGAACCGTGTCGTCCCCAAGGCAGTTGATTAACGATAGTTATTATATCCAGACGGATGCCGCCGTGAATCCGGGAAACAGCGGGGGACCGATGTTCAATGACCGGGATGAACTGGTCGCAATCACGGCAAGCAAAATCACGGATGCGGATAACATGGGATTCGGTATTCCGGTGACGGCTTTACGTGAGTTATTGGAACAGATCGGTGATCTGGATACAAGCGTATATAACGTGCAATGTAATAGTTGTGACGAGTTTATTTCCGATGAAGAGGAATATTGCCCGTCATGCGGGGATAAGTTGCCGTCGAATGTTTTCCAGGAACGTTCATTGACCGACTTGGCAGTTTTCTGCGAGGAAGCTATTCAGGCTATGGGAATTAATCCCGTGTTGGCCCGTGTCGGTTACGAGAGTTGGGTGTTCCACAAGGGAAGTTCAGAGATCCGTATGTTCGTGTACCAGCGTTCTTACCTGTTCTGTACTTCACCGATCAACGTGTTACCGAAGAAGAATCTCGAACCCGTGTTGACGTACTTGTTGAATGCAGAGGTGAAACCTTATCAATTGGGATTGGACGGTAATCAGATTTATCTGTCTTACCGGATTCATATCTCCGACATCTTCTCTGATTTTGCAGACGAGGTACAGAAAAATATCACGAATATGGCATTCAAGGCAGATGAGCTGGATAATTACCTGATGGATACTTTCGGGTGTGAATTGTCCGAGTATGCCAAGAATGACGCTTGA
- a CDS encoding sugar O-acetyltransferase — protein sequence MKTEKEKMLGGELYNAMDPVLYAERSRAKELLYDYNHTRPSEKEIRERILRELLGSTGDDFLIEQPFNCDYGYNIRIGENFYANVGCTILDVAPVTIGDNVMLAPNVNIYTAGHPLDAEIRNSGLEYAYPVNIGNNVWIGGNVTIVPGVTIGANTVIGAGSVVTKDIPANVVAVGNPCRVVRKIPK from the coding sequence ATGAAGACAGAGAAAGAGAAGATGCTTGGCGGGGAGCTGTATAACGCCATGGACCCCGTACTATACGCGGAGAGGAGTCGGGCCAAAGAGTTGTTGTACGATTATAATCATACCCGGCCTTCCGAGAAAGAGATCAGGGAACGTATCTTGCGGGAATTATTAGGAAGTACAGGGGATGATTTTCTGATTGAACAGCCGTTTAATTGTGATTACGGGTATAATATCCGCATCGGGGAGAATTTCTATGCGAACGTGGGGTGTACGATTCTCGACGTGGCTCCCGTGACGATTGGTGATAACGTGATGCTTGCCCCGAACGTGAACATATACACGGCAGGTCACCCATTGGATGCGGAGATTCGTAATTCGGGGTTGGAATACGCTTATCCGGTAAATATCGGGAATAATGTCTGGATTGGGGGAAACGTGACGATTGTACCGGGAGTAACTATTGGTGCTAATACGGTGATCGGCGCGGGGAGTGTTGTGACGAAGGATATTCCGGCTAACGTGGTTGCCGTGGGAAATCCTTGTCGGGTTGTCCGGAAAATTCCAAAATAG
- a CDS encoding GNAT family N-acetyltransferase produces MDKVILTQENIEQEHICCAMSDKKSAEGVEAKKEWLACRMEEGLKFVKLNVRGKVFIEYLPAEYAWVPIEADGYTFINCLWVAGSFKGHGYGRELLKTCEEDVAGTNGVVVMVGKKKLPYLSDKAFFIRHGYEVCDSCVPNIELLVKRFRPDAPFPRFKSCASAGLGDDVKGIDIFYTAQCPFTVPYIKLLDPVIQSSSVPVRVHPIMTHEMARDHRAPLTTYSVFVDGKFYTREVLTPVKLQKLLAEQ; encoded by the coding sequence ATGGATAAAGTAATTTTAACCCAAGAGAATATAGAACAGGAACATATTTGTTGTGCCATGTCTGACAAGAAAAGTGCTGAGGGTGTGGAGGCCAAGAAAGAGTGGTTGGCGTGTCGTATGGAGGAGGGATTGAAGTTTGTCAAACTGAATGTCCGGGGAAAAGTTTTCATCGAGTATTTACCGGCTGAATATGCTTGGGTGCCTATCGAGGCGGACGGCTACACCTTCATCAATTGTCTGTGGGTGGCCGGATCGTTTAAAGGACACGGATACGGTCGGGAGTTGTTGAAAACGTGTGAGGAAGATGTTGCGGGTACAAACGGTGTGGTCGTGATGGTAGGGAAGAAGAAGTTACCGTATCTTTCGGACAAGGCTTTTTTCATCAGGCACGGGTACGAGGTGTGTGATTCGTGTGTTCCGAACATCGAATTATTGGTAAAACGGTTCAGACCGGATGCACCGTTTCCTCGTTTTAAATCGTGTGCCTCTGCCGGTTTGGGCGATGATGTTAAGGGAATAGATATATTTTACACGGCACAATGTCCTTTTACGGTGCCCTATATCAAACTACTAGATCCGGTTATTCAATCTTCAAGTGTTCCCGTGCGGGTACACCCGATAATGACTCATGAAATGGCACGGGATCATCGGGCGCCGCTCACCACGTATAGCGTGTTCGTGGATGGGAAATTTTATACCCGAGAAGTTCTTACTCCGGTAAAGTTACAGAAACTACTGGCGGAACAGTAG
- a CDS encoding nitroreductase family protein, with protein sequence MDGKLSINTGTCIKCGKCARVCPSQIITQETKGSAVKVQNVENCIVCGHCVAVCPTSSVLHSEFPPEKVHAFKYSDYPTPEQMMLVCKARRSNRAFSTRPIPREMLEQIIEAAHRAPTASNMQQVHFTLVTDPKQLDAISRFTLDVFNSAAKKLKNPILKPILKRIMPDAYRYLPVFDRLNREYANGHDMILRGATAALFIHTPKTSRFGSADANLAYQNGSLMAECLGVNQFSMGFVCTAIHQENKGTLANMLGINGTIHAAMALGMPEFRFSNYIDKKDTVETDL encoded by the coding sequence ATGGACGGAAAATTAAGTATCAACACGGGTACCTGCATTAAATGCGGCAAGTGCGCACGAGTATGCCCTTCACAGATCATCACACAGGAAACAAAAGGCTCCGCGGTAAAAGTACAAAACGTAGAAAACTGCATCGTGTGCGGGCATTGCGTGGCAGTATGTCCTACCAGCTCGGTACTTCATTCCGAATTCCCGCCTGAAAAGGTACACGCGTTCAAATACAGTGACTACCCCACCCCCGAACAAATGATGCTCGTGTGCAAAGCCCGCCGTTCGAACAGGGCATTTTCAACCAGACCGATTCCCAGAGAGATGCTGGAACAAATCATCGAGGCCGCCCATCGTGCTCCAACGGCAAGTAATATGCAACAAGTACACTTCACACTGGTAACCGATCCCAAACAACTGGACGCAATCAGCCGTTTCACGCTAGACGTATTTAACTCGGCCGCCAAGAAATTGAAAAACCCGATACTAAAACCCATCTTGAAACGAATTATGCCGGACGCCTACCGTTACCTGCCCGTGTTTGACCGCCTGAACCGGGAGTATGCCAACGGACACGACATGATTCTGCGGGGAGCCACAGCCGCCCTGTTTATCCACACGCCCAAAACCAGTCGTTTCGGGAGCGCAGACGCAAATCTGGCTTATCAGAACGGGTCACTCATGGCGGAATGTCTCGGGGTAAACCAATTCTCCATGGGATTCGTCTGCACTGCCATCCATCAGGAAAACAAGGGAACTCTCGCTAATATGCTGGGAATAAACGGCACGATTCATGCCGCCATGGCCCTCGGTATGCCAGAATTCCGTTTCTCCAATTACATTGACAAAAAAGACACGGTAGAAACAGACCTGTAA
- a CDS encoding YdcF family protein, with product MKQIVLTLGAPNDEQGNLSPMAVDRLECTLGLYLHNDGVKILCTGGFGESFNTTNHPHAYYSKRFLIERGVRESDFLEFALTTNTVEDFRMSKPIIERERPDLLFIVTSDFHMERVKLLHGLILNYPHVVFIPAKSSLSGEELAPLVLHEKLAVKSLRDRDFKLY from the coding sequence ATGAAACAGATCGTTTTAACATTGGGGGCACCGAATGATGAACAGGGAAATTTAAGCCCGATGGCGGTGGATCGGCTAGAGTGTACATTAGGGCTTTATCTTCATAATGATGGTGTGAAGATTCTTTGTACCGGGGGATTTGGTGAATCCTTCAACACGACCAATCATCCTCATGCTTATTATTCAAAACGTTTTTTGATCGAGCGAGGGGTAAGGGAAAGTGATTTCTTGGAATTTGCGCTGACCACGAATACGGTGGAGGACTTCCGGATGTCAAAGCCGATAATCGAGCGGGAAAGGCCGGATTTGTTGTTCATTGTTACTTCTGATTTTCACATGGAGCGGGTGAAATTACTACATGGTCTTATTTTGAACTATCCTCACGTGGTTTTTATCCCGGCAAAATCAAGTCTGTCGGGAGAAGAGTTAGCTCCTTTGGTTTTACACGAGAAACTTGCCGTCAAGAGTTTACGGGATCGGGATTTTAAACTGTATTAA
- a CDS encoding sigma-54-dependent transcriptional regulator — MNKVLIIDDEDQLRGLLSRIIGLEGYEVFQADSCKNGLKQLALHDPDVVLCDVRLPDGNGVELIAEIKRVKPLVEVIMLTAHGNIPDGVQAIKNGAFDYLTKGDDNNRIIPLISRAMDQVAKAKQESQAEIPVDREYSFDTILGSSMAIREAIALAKKVSVTDVPVLLTGETGTGKEVFAQAIHRNSERAKKSFVAVNCAAFSKELLESEMFGHKAGSFTGALKDKKGLFEEANHGTIFLDEIGEMAFDLQAKLLRILEAGEFIKIGDTKPTKVDVRVIAATNRDLTKEIGNGHFREDLYYRLSVFCIPLPPLRERVEDIEVYARAFVQYFGAKMKKKGLEIHPDYMECLKRYGWHGNVRELRNVVERSIVIAGEGQLTEDDLPLELRRPVPAAGETGGFSDFDMANIEKNHIRRVLQHTGGNKTEAARLMRIGLTTLYRKIEEYGLGDK, encoded by the coding sequence ATGAATAAAGTACTGATTATAGACGATGAAGATCAATTAAGGGGATTATTATCCCGGATCATAGGGCTGGAGGGGTACGAGGTCTTCCAGGCGGATTCCTGCAAGAACGGGTTAAAGCAATTAGCTTTGCACGATCCGGACGTGGTGTTGTGTGACGTGCGTTTGCCGGACGGGAACGGGGTGGAGTTGATTGCGGAGATCAAGCGGGTAAAGCCGCTGGTGGAGGTGATCATGCTGACGGCCCACGGGAATATTCCCGATGGGGTGCAGGCGATCAAAAACGGGGCATTTGATTATCTCACGAAAGGGGATGATAATAACCGGATTATCCCGTTGATCAGTCGGGCTATGGATCAGGTGGCAAAGGCCAAGCAGGAGAGTCAGGCGGAGATTCCGGTGGATCGGGAATACTCGTTTGACACGATTCTAGGGAGTTCAATGGCAATCCGGGAGGCCATTGCGCTGGCAAAGAAGGTTTCCGTGACGGATGTCCCCGTGCTATTAACGGGGGAAACCGGAACGGGGAAAGAGGTGTTCGCGCAGGCGATTCACCGGAATAGCGAACGGGCCAAGAAGTCTTTCGTGGCGGTGAATTGTGCGGCTTTCAGCAAGGAATTGCTGGAGAGCGAGATGTTTGGACATAAAGCGGGTTCTTTCACGGGCGCTTTGAAGGACAAAAAGGGATTGTTCGAAGAGGCGAATCACGGCACCATATTCTTGGATGAGATCGGGGAAATGGCGTTTGATTTGCAGGCGAAGTTGCTGCGTATTTTGGAGGCTGGTGAATTTATTAAAATAGGAGATACGAAACCCACGAAGGTGGACGTGCGGGTGATCGCAGCCACGAACCGGGATTTGACAAAAGAGATCGGGAACGGGCATTTCCGGGAGGATTTATATTACCGGCTTTCCGTGTTCTGTATTCCGCTACCGCCGTTGCGGGAACGGGTGGAGGATATAGAAGTGTACGCGCGGGCTTTCGTGCAATATTTCGGGGCGAAGATGAAGAAGAAGGGGTTGGAGATTCATCCGGATTACATGGAATGTTTGAAACGTTACGGCTGGCATGGAAATGTCCGGGAATTGCGTAACGTGGTGGAACGGAGTATCGTGATCGCGGGAGAGGGGCAGTTGACGGAGGATGATCTGCCGCTTGAATTGCGACGTCCGGTTCCGGCCGCGGGAGAAACGGGAGGATTTTCCGATTTCGACATGGCGAATATCGAGAAAAATCATATCCGGAGGGTTCTTCAACACACGGGGGGCAACAAGACGGAGGCTGCCCGGTTGATGCGTATCGGGTTAACTACTTTGTACCGTAAAATCGAGGAATACGGTTTGGGAGATAAATAA
- the kdpA gene encoding potassium-transporting ATPase subunit KdpA, with the protein MNTEILGSVLQVVLLVVLAYPLGRYIAKVYKGERVWTDFMAPVERWMFKLSGINPEESMNWKKFLVALLTINLFWFFWGMFLLVFQGHLPLNPDGNVGQTPDQAFNTCISFMVNCNLQHYSGESGLTYFTQLFVIMLFQFITAATGMAALAGIFRAMAAKTTRDFGNFWALLVKSCTRILLPLALVVGFILIIEGVPMGFDGKMEVTTLEGQTQMISQGPTAAIVPIKQLGTNGGGYFGVNSSHPLENPTFLTNMTECWSILIIPMAMVFALGFYLKRKKLAYTIFGVMLFAFLVGVFAAHYFEMRGSEQINELGIAQELGSMEGKEIRIGSAGTALWSQVTTVTSNGSVNGMHDSLTPITGMFTMLNMMINCWFGGVGVGFMNYYVFIIIAVFISGLMVGRTPEFLGKKVEAREMKIAMIVALAHPFFILLFTAIASFLAAHNPELAGAWLNNPSFHGLSEMLYEYTSSAANNGSGFEGLSDNTYFWNYTCGIVLIMGRYLPIVGQVAIAGLLASKKFIPESAGTLKTDTTTFAVMTFLVIFIVAALSFFPALTLGPIADYLSF; encoded by the coding sequence ATGAATACAGAGATTCTAGGTAGTGTATTGCAGGTCGTCCTGTTGGTGGTACTGGCTTACCCGTTGGGACGTTACATTGCAAAAGTGTACAAAGGGGAGCGTGTATGGACGGATTTTATGGCTCCCGTGGAGAGATGGATGTTTAAATTAAGCGGTATAAACCCGGAAGAGTCAATGAACTGGAAGAAATTCTTGGTGGCATTGTTGACGATCAACCTGTTTTGGTTCTTCTGGGGAATGTTCCTTCTGGTCTTCCAAGGGCATCTGCCGTTGAACCCGGATGGGAATGTGGGACAAACACCCGATCAGGCGTTCAACACCTGTATCAGTTTCATGGTAAACTGTAATTTGCAGCATTATAGCGGTGAATCGGGATTGACTTATTTCACCCAGTTGTTCGTGATCATGTTGTTTCAGTTTATCACTGCCGCCACGGGTATGGCTGCGTTGGCCGGGATATTCCGGGCGATGGCTGCCAAAACGACACGGGATTTCGGTAACTTCTGGGCGTTGCTCGTGAAGAGTTGTACCCGAATCTTGTTACCGTTAGCTTTGGTTGTTGGTTTTATCTTGATCATAGAAGGTGTTCCGATGGGCTTTGACGGGAAAATGGAAGTGACCACGTTGGAGGGACAGACCCAGATGATTTCACAGGGACCGACGGCTGCCATCGTGCCGATCAAGCAGTTAGGAACGAATGGCGGTGGTTATTTCGGGGTGAATTCTTCCCATCCTTTGGAGAATCCGACTTTCCTGACGAACATGACGGAATGTTGGTCGATATTAATTATCCCGATGGCGATGGTGTTCGCGCTGGGATTCTACTTGAAACGTAAAAAGTTAGCATACACGATCTTCGGAGTGATGTTGTTTGCCTTCCTTGTGGGTGTTTTTGCCGCTCATTATTTTGAAATGCGAGGCAGTGAGCAGATCAACGAGCTGGGGATAGCCCAAGAACTGGGAAGCATGGAAGGTAAAGAAATCCGTATCGGTTCCGCGGGTACGGCCCTGTGGAGCCAAGTGACTACGGTGACATCCAATGGTTCCGTGAACGGTATGCACGATAGTCTGACTCCCATCACGGGAATGTTCACGATGTTGAACATGATGATAAACTGTTGGTTCGGCGGTGTCGGAGTGGGATTCATGAATTACTACGTGTTTATCATCATAGCCGTGTTTATCAGTGGATTGATGGTCGGGCGTACCCCGGAGTTCCTAGGGAAGAAGGTGGAAGCGAGAGAGATGAAGATAGCCATGATCGTGGCATTGGCTCACCCGTTCTTTATCTTGTTGTTCACGGCGATAGCTAGTTTCTTGGCGGCTCACAATCCCGAACTGGCGGGAGCTTGGCTGAATAACCCTTCGTTCCACGGTTTAAGCGAGATGCTATACGAGTACACCTCTTCGGCTGCCAATAACGGTTCCGGTTTCGAGGGATTGAGCGATAACACCTATTTTTGGAACTACACGTGCGGTATCGTGCTGATCATGGGACGTTACCTCCCGATTGTCGGTCAGGTGGCCATTGCCGGGTTGCTGGCAAGTAAGAAGTTTATCCCGGAGAGCGCGGGTACGCTAAAGACGGACACGACGACTTTTGCCGTCATGACTTTCCTCGTAATCTTTATCGTGGCAGCCTTGTCGTTCTTCCCGGCATTGACGTTAGGGCCTATCGCTGATTATTTATCATTTTAG
- the kdpB gene encoding potassium-transporting ATPase subunit KdpB gives MKSNKSTSLFPRELVLESLKQSFVKLNPRLMVKNPVMFTVEICTVLMIVATLYFLFAGITDQGSFGYNVAVSIILFITLLFANFAEAIAEARGKAQADSLRKTREETPAKMIVNGKVQVISSSQLKKGDVFECEAGDVIPSDGEIIEGLASIDESAITGESAPVIREAGGDKSSVTGGTKVLSDKIRVQVTTQPGESFLDKMIALVEGASRQKTPNEIALTILLAGFTLVFVIVCATLKPFGDYVGTNITVAAFISLFVCLIPTTIGGLLSAIGIAGMDRALRANVITKSGKAVETAGDVDTLLLDKTGTITIGNRKATRFYPSAGVDERYFVRACMLSSLSDETPEGKSIVELGRESHLRMRDIDTAVTRMIKFTAETRCSGVDLADGTRIRKGAFDSIRAIAERAGNEFPLETEQRIRTISGNGGTPLVVCENEKILGVIELQDIIKPGIRERFERLRKMGVKTVMVTGDNPLTAKYIAQKAGVDDFIAEAKPEDKMEYIRKEQQEGKLVAMMGDGTNDAPALAQADVGVAMNSGTQAAKEAGNMVDLDNDPTKLIEIVEIGKQLLMTRGTLTTFSIANDVAKYFAIVPALFMATIPSLGVLNIMGLHSPESAILSAVIFNAVIIPLLIPLALKGVAYKPIGASALLRRNMLIYGLGGIIAPFIGIKLIDLLIGWLL, from the coding sequence ATGAAATCCAATAAATCAACTTCACTTTTCCCGCGGGAATTGGTGCTGGAGAGCTTGAAGCAGTCGTTCGTGAAGTTAAACCCGCGGCTGATGGTAAAGAATCCCGTGATGTTCACGGTGGAGATTTGTACGGTGTTGATGATTGTTGCCACGTTGTATTTTCTTTTTGCCGGGATCACGGATCAGGGGTCATTCGGTTATAACGTGGCGGTTTCCATCATATTATTTATCACCTTGTTGTTTGCCAATTTCGCCGAGGCTATCGCCGAAGCGAGAGGGAAGGCACAGGCTGATAGTTTGCGAAAAACAAGAGAGGAGACTCCGGCGAAGATGATCGTGAACGGTAAAGTACAGGTGATCAGTAGCTCCCAATTGAAGAAAGGGGATGTCTTCGAGTGTGAGGCCGGGGACGTGATTCCTTCCGACGGGGAAATTATCGAGGGATTAGCCTCTATTGACGAGAGTGCCATCACGGGTGAGAGCGCCCCGGTGATCCGCGAGGCGGGAGGGGACAAGAGTTCCGTGACCGGGGGAACTAAGGTCCTTTCCGATAAGATCCGTGTACAGGTGACGACCCAGCCGGGAGAGAGCTTTTTGGATAAGATGATCGCTCTGGTGGAAGGTGCATCTCGCCAGAAGACCCCGAACGAGATCGCGCTGACCATCCTGTTGGCCGGGTTCACGCTGGTGTTCGTGATTGTCTGCGCGACGCTGAAACCTTTTGGTGATTACGTGGGAACCAATATCACGGTGGCAGCTTTTATATCTCTGTTCGTGTGCTTGATCCCGACGACAATCGGGGGATTGCTTTCGGCGATCGGTATTGCTGGGATGGACCGGGCGTTACGTGCCAACGTGATTACAAAATCGGGTAAGGCGGTTGAAACGGCGGGTGACGTGGACACGCTGTTACTGGATAAAACAGGTACGATCACGATCGGTAACCGGAAGGCTACTCGTTTTTATCCTTCTGCCGGGGTGGATGAACGGTATTTCGTGAGAGCCTGTATGTTGTCTTCGCTTTCCGACGAGACACCGGAAGGAAAGTCTATCGTGGAACTAGGGCGGGAGAGTCATCTCCGGATGAGGGATATTGACACGGCCGTGACTCGGATGATCAAGTTTACTGCCGAAACCCGTTGTTCCGGGGTGGACTTGGCAGATGGTACCCGGATTCGGAAAGGGGCTTTCGATTCCATTCGTGCGATCGCGGAGAGAGCCGGGAACGAATTTCCGCTGGAAACGGAACAAAGGATCCGCACGATTTCCGGTAACGGGGGAACCCCGCTGGTGGTCTGCGAGAACGAGAAGATTCTGGGAGTTATCGAGTTACAGGATATTATAAAGCCGGGTATCCGGGAACGTTTCGAGCGGTTGCGTAAAATGGGTGTGAAAACGGTGATGGTGACAGGGGATAACCCGTTGACTGCAAAGTATATTGCTCAGAAAGCCGGGGTGGATGATTTTATTGCCGAGGCAAAACCGGAAGACAAGATGGAGTACATCCGGAAGGAACAGCAAGAGGGGAAATTGGTTGCCATGATGGGAGACGGAACGAATGATGCCCCGGCCTTGGCACAGGCTGACGTGGGGGTTGCCATGAACAGTGGAACACAGGCAGCGAAAGAGGCGGGAAATATGGTCGATTTGGACAATGACCCGACGAAGTTAATCGAAATAGTAGAAATCGGGAAGCAGCTATTGATGACACGGGGTACGTTGACCACGTTCAGTATAGCGAACGATGTCGCCAAGTATTTCGCTATCGTTCCTGCCTTGTTCATGGCAACAATTCCCTCGCTGGGCGTGTTGAATATCATGGGATTACACAGCCCTGAAAGCGCGATTCTTTCTGCGGTGATCTTTAACGCTGTTATCATCCCGTTACTGATTCCGTTGGCGTTGAAGGGGGTGGCTTACAAACCGATCGGAGCCTCAGCCTTGTTACGTCGGAATATGCTGATCTACGGGTTGGGAGGAATTATTGCCCCGTTTATCGGGATTAAGTTGATCGATCTACTGATCGGTTGGTTATTATAA
- a CDS encoding K(+)-transporting ATPase subunit C: MKSNLLKSFRLTLVFCVFFSVFYILVLWLFAKVAGPNGGNAEVAVLDEKVVGGANVGQNFTKDIYFWGRPSCAGDGYDATSSAGSNKATTNPEYLKEVESRIDTFLVKHPYLKREEVPADIVTASASGLDPDISVASAYVQVKRVAEARGMSEEAVKAIVEKVKQGPLLGMFGPSKVNVLKLNMALDEKAD, encoded by the coding sequence ATGAAATCAAATTTATTGAAATCATTCAGATTGACCCTTGTATTTTGTGTCTTTTTTAGTGTTTTCTACATACTTGTCCTTTGGTTGTTTGCCAAGGTGGCAGGACCGAACGGTGGAAACGCCGAGGTGGCAGTGCTTGACGAGAAAGTGGTCGGGGGTGCTAACGTGGGACAGAATTTCACGAAGGATATTTATTTCTGGGGACGGCCTTCCTGTGCCGGTGACGGGTACGATGCAACCAGTTCGGCCGGAAGTAATAAAGCAACGACGAACCCGGAGTATCTGAAAGAGGTGGAGAGTCGTATCGATACTTTTCTCGTGAAACATCCCTACCTGAAACGGGAGGAAGTGCCTGCCGATATTGTGACGGCCAGCGCCAGCGGTTTGGACCCGGATATTTCCGTGGCTTCGGCTTACGTGCAGGTGAAACGGGTTGCCGAAGCTCGGGGAATGTCGGAAGAGGCGGTGAAAGCGATTGTTGAAAAGGTGAAACAAGGCCCCTTGTTGGGGATGTTCGGTCCGTCGAAAGTAAATGTTCTAAAACTAAATATGGCCTTGGACGAGAAAGCCGATTAG
- a CDS encoding efflux transporter outer membrane subunit: protein MKHYHIILVAVLVGSLATSCKIGKKYTRPELDLPTTIADTNSSDTTTVADIQWPTIYTDTVLQRLVNTALTYNKDLLAAAARVKESRYAHRMEKANLFPKVGADALAEREYDRSPGNTFNVEATLSWELDLWGKLRWSSQASLAAYLQTVEGQKALRMTLVSQVAQAYFELRALDMELSIVKQTYEARVESVRLAKLRFEGGLTSETAYRQAQVELAKTTTLVPDLERQIRLKENEISLLTGHYPGDIPRGENIDRQTLLTDLPVGLPSSLLERRPDIRQAEYKLKAANAKVGVAYTSLFPQITLTARYGREDSELSDFLKAPYFYLGGKLLAPVFNAGSNRARLKAARAALEAETYSYQQTVLSAFKEVDNALTTFSKIRDMRESRARLEEAARSYMELANLQYINGVISYLDVLDAQRGYFDAQIGLNNAVRDELLSVVNLYKALGGGWQ from the coding sequence ATGAAACACTATCACATCATACTCGTTGCCGTGCTTGTCGGAAGTTTAGCGACCTCCTGCAAGATTGGTAAAAAATATACTCGTCCGGAACTGGATTTACCGACAACAATTGCCGACACGAACAGTTCGGACACGACGACCGTGGCTGACATCCAATGGCCGACGATCTACACGGACACCGTGTTACAACGTCTCGTCAACACGGCACTCACTTACAACAAGGATCTGCTGGCTGCCGCGGCCCGGGTGAAAGAAAGTCGTTACGCCCACCGCATGGAGAAAGCGAACCTCTTCCCCAAAGTCGGTGCAGATGCGCTCGCTGAAAGAGAATATGACCGTTCTCCCGGTAACACGTTCAACGTGGAGGCCACCCTCTCTTGGGAACTTGACCTCTGGGGAAAACTCCGCTGGAGTTCACAGGCCAGTTTGGCAGCCTATCTCCAAACCGTGGAAGGACAAAAGGCCCTACGCATGACGTTAGTTTCACAAGTGGCACAAGCCTATTTCGAGCTACGGGCTCTTGACATGGAATTAAGTATTGTCAAACAGACCTACGAGGCTCGTGTAGAGAGTGTTCGTCTGGCAAAACTACGTTTCGAAGGCGGGTTGACTTCCGAAACAGCCTATCGTCAGGCACAAGTGGAACTAGCGAAGACCACGACCCTTGTTCCCGATCTTGAAAGACAGATCCGGTTGAAAGAAAACGAAATATCCTTGCTCACGGGACATTATCCCGGGGACATCCCCCGCGGGGAAAACATCGATCGGCAAACGCTGTTGACCGATCTTCCGGTAGGATTACCCTCTTCCCTGCTTGAACGCCGTCCCGACATCCGGCAAGCGGAATATAAACTAAAAGCGGCAAACGCTAAAGTAGGTGTTGCCTATACCAGCCTTTTCCCGCAAATCACGCTGACGGCCAGATACGGCCGGGAAGATAGCGAACTCAGCGACTTTCTGAAAGCACCTTACTTTTACTTGGGAGGTAAACTGCTCGCCCCCGTGTTCAACGCCGGGAGCAACCGGGCTCGTCTTAAAGCCGCCCGTGCCGCGCTGGAGGCCGAGACGTACAGCTATCAACAGACCGTTCTATCTGCGTTCAAGGAAGTTGATAATGCCTTGACCACGTTCTCGAAAATACGGGATATGCGGGAATCAAGAGCCCGGTTGGAAGAGGCCGCCCGCTCGTACATGGAACTAGCCAACTTGCAATATATTAACGGGGTGATCAGTTACCTAGACGTGCTTGATGCCCAAAGAGGTTACTTCGATGCCCAGATCGGCCTGAACAATGCCGTGCGGGACGAACTGCTTTCCGTCGTTAATCTTTACAAGGCATTAGGTGGGGGATGGCAATAA